A section of the Saccopteryx leptura isolate mSacLep1 chromosome 4, mSacLep1_pri_phased_curated, whole genome shotgun sequence genome encodes:
- the CDIPT gene encoding CDP-diacylglycerol--inositol 3-phosphatidyltransferase codes for MPSENIFLFVPNLIGYARIVFAIISFYFMPCCPLTASSFYLLSGLLDAFDGHAARILNQGTRFGAMLDMLTDRCSTMCLLVNLALLYPRATLLFQLSMSLDVASHWLHLHSSVVRGSESHKMIDLSGNPVLRIYYTSRPALFTLCAGNELFYCLLYLFSFSEGPLVGSVGLFRMGLWITAPIALLKSLISVVHLITAARNMAALDAADRAKKK; via the exons ATGCCAAGCGAAAATATCTTCCTGTTTGTGCCTAACCTCATTG GTTATGCCCGGATTGTCTTCGCCATCATTTCTTTCTACTTCATGCCCTGCTGCCCCCTCACGGCCTCCTCGTTCTACCTGCTCAGCGGACTTCTGGACGCTTTCGATGGACACGCTGCTCGAATCCTTAACCAAG GGACGCGGTTTGGGGCCATGCTGGACATGCTGACAGACCGCTGCTCCACCATGTGTCTGCTGGTTAACTTGGCCCTGCTGTACCCTCGTGCCACCCTTCTCTTCCAGCTCAGCATGAGCTTGGATGTGGCCAGCCACTGGCTGCACCTCCACAG TTCTGTGGTCCGAGGCAGTGAAAGTCACAAGATGATAGACCTGTCTGGAAATCCAGTGCTTCGCATCTACTATACCTCCAGA CCTGCTCTGTTTACCCTGTGTGCTGGAAACGAGCTCTTCTACTGCCTCCTCTACCTGTTCAGTTTCTCCGAGGGACCTCTAG TTGGCTCTGTGGGTCTTTTCCGAATGGGACTGTGGATCACCGCCCCTATCGCCTTGCTCAAGTCCCTCATCAGTGTCGTCCACCTGATCACAGCCGCCCGCAACATGGCTGCCCTGGATGCGGCAGACCGTGCCAAGAAGAAGTGA
- the LOC136403895 gene encoding putative protein T-ENOL isoform X2, whose product MASTSTRSKEKKGSRLCQAATSLSGALASLSRSEEFLTRISTELTNEALLIAGYHVNPVPTKGKQTQDQGTQISKHVFFTKTQGTDTCSDGHCTHTKAHILPFPRDKRALPSNLTSGG is encoded by the exons ATGGCATCCACTTCTACCAGGAGTAAGGAGAAAAAGGGCAGCCGTCTGTGCCAAGCTGCAACATCTTTGAGTGGAGCTTTG gcttCATTATCTCGTTCCGAGGAATTCCTGACGCGGATCAGCACGGAACTCACCAACGAGGCCTTGCTTATTGCTGGCTACCACGTGAACCCTGTGCCTACCAAGGGAAAACAAACACAAGACCAAGGGACTCAGATATCCAAACACG TGTTCTTCACCAAGACCCAAGGCACTGACACCTG CTCTGACGGACACTGTACCCACACCAAGGCACACATCCTGCCATTTCCTCGTGACAAG AGAGCTCTGCCCAGCAACTTGACGTCTGGAGGATGA
- the LOC136403895 gene encoding putative protein T-ENOL isoform X1 → MISPSSSSLGRWGHHPQAGTWRAMASTSTRSKEKKGSRLCQAATSLSGALASLSRSEEFLTRISTELTNEALLIAGYHVNPVPTKGKQTQDQGTQISKHVFFTKTQGTDTCSDGHCTHTKAHILPFPRDKRALPSNLTSGG, encoded by the exons ATGATCTCCCCAAGTTCCTCCAGCCTGGGGCGCTGGGGTCACCACCCCCAAGCTGGGACCTGGAG GGCGATGGCATCCACTTCTACCAGGAGTAAGGAGAAAAAGGGCAGCCGTCTGTGCCAAGCTGCAACATCTTTGAGTGGAGCTTTG gcttCATTATCTCGTTCCGAGGAATTCCTGACGCGGATCAGCACGGAACTCACCAACGAGGCCTTGCTTATTGCTGGCTACCACGTGAACCCTGTGCCTACCAAGGGAAAACAAACACAAGACCAAGGGACTCAGATATCCAAACACG TGTTCTTCACCAAGACCCAAGGCACTGACACCTG CTCTGACGGACACTGTACCCACACCAAGGCACACATCCTGCCATTTCCTCGTGACAAG AGAGCTCTGCCCAGCAACTTGACGTCTGGAGGATGA